The sequence GACCATTGTTCTTAACAAATGATTCGTAACATGATTTTGATTATTTGCTTCAAGTTTATTCCACtcaatcattaattttatttatttatttgttgaacCAAGTAGGTGCTTGATATAgcgaaataaaaataatttgattactgtaaatttttattatatgtGAAAAAAGAGTTTAAAAAGTGCCCATATGCCTTACCTGTGTTAAGGTACtgtaaaatatgaaattgtgATCAACAAGTTTGTTATGCATAGAAACTTGGGAAACATCATACCTTTTGTCAACATTCTTTTGGGTGAATTTGGGGGAGAATGTTATATTTATGCATGTCTTTATGTCTGCATATACTTACTATAGCATTAGAAACCCTTCCAAGACGATCCACTAACCATTTCCGTGTTTAATTGGGGTCTTGAGAAACCtctatataataaatataaaaaatcattgTTTTGCTTTAGCTTGTAAATATTGATAATGAGAATCGACTATTTTGGGTTCTAATGTGAAGAGGAACTGGCCTCagataaaaattagaaaacggTATATGGGCTGTATTTTCAGTTGAATATATCCAAAACTCTGTAATCGTCGTAATAATTCACAGCcaactaatttaattaaaaacatagaaatgatGAGTTCCAGTTCTTACATATGCTGATGAAATCTTTCATGTCCCAATCTATGGGTGGAAATTGTTATTTCCCCAACATCTTGATGCCTGTtgcaatttaaaataattgaaggaCTTAAGCCAACTCACAAGGTCACCTAAAAAAATGCCACTTCTTTTGTTGGGCACAAGTGAGATGGGTTTGGTCAAACCGTTTGGGTATAGGGTCATCTGAGATACTATGGTGATTAATGGCTAGGTTCTAAAGGGTACATTCATGAGGCTGTCGAACATGTTTAATGGGTTTCGGTAATGGTTCATCAATTGCCATTATCCTAGGATTCATTTTTCTCATCATTAGCCTCATTAAGAAGGCTTTGAGAACCATTTGGAGCATCCCTCTCTGGTTTTCACTCTTTCCTATTAAACTGTAGTTCTAGTGAATTAGCGAGTGAACAAGGGTTGAGAGTGAGTATTTTGTGAGTTTCATTCTGGTAATGGTAATGGTAGTCTACCCTTCATTATTTGTTCCGTCGCTTGCTGCTCTATATAATAGGCTTTAGTCACAACATTATAGGTAGACGTATAACAGAGATACTTGCATTAGGCATATAGCAGCTGTGTTCAACATAGGAAGAACAGAACTAGTATATGATTTTCCGCTTCTCCTTAGCTAATAGGTAGTCCTGTGAATGCCATTTCCCTTTGAAAAATGCTTTCACGCATCCTAGTCAGGATGAGGATGATTAATTAGGTGATAATTTGTTTTATAGGAGTTAACTGAGTGATAATTGGGAATATAATATCTGATCTTTGTTGGATATGCTATGCGTTTAGAAGCATCAAAAGGGAAATACTTTAGTTGTACAGATGCATAGTGCTTCAAGTGCCGATATTAGTTGAACTTTCATTTTGTGAACCCTATAATCACATAATCACATCGTATTGTTGAGTTTTTTCTTGAACATGTTCTCCTGCAACACTGCAGCATATATGGAACTTCTTGGCTTGTTTCCATGATTTCATTAAATTatcaattttcttcatttttcttggcTTGCAGGTGTGGTTGGTTTGACACCAGTGTAACGACAACGTCCTTTTCAAATCAGTTTGGTATGAAGATTTGGCTGCTGTGGTACTAAAGTTTCTCATATAGAGCTAATCTATTGAGGGTGTAATGTAATATTATGGACAAGGTCATTATAACATTTGTGGAATATTTTGATCTCAATAAACTTGAGTTGCTATGGTTGCATTATGAGAGTGGAGAACTTGCTTTTGACTTTTGAAAGCAGTAAGATTGGATTAATGATGTCCTTTATCCCATAAGAATGAGCATGATTCTAGTGTCTATTGGCCTGAGTGCATTGTGAGAGTGAAAacttgttattgacttgaGTTGCTATGCCTACATCCGACAAAACCGGAATGATACATGGAAGATTAACATGGTACATGCACAAGGATGCCACACATAAATCAAAACCTAATGTTCTACCATCGCATAAGAGTGAGCACGATTCTGGTCTTTTTACTGGAGTGAAAACCTAACCGATATGTGATGCAAGAGTAGGAGACAGctttgttttttctattttggtaCAAAGGGAAAGGTGGACGGTGAGGAAGGctcaggtttttttttttttttccctattttGGACAAGCGAAGAGCCATGAAAGGGCACGAGGCacagttttgttttctgtttttttctaGGTTTGTTTAAGGGCGTAGGACCAAAGGTGGCTCacaatttttcttattttctattttcttttgcagACCTCAAGTGGCATAGCAAACTTCCAAGCTTGAACCTCGGCTGCTCAAGCAACTTGCTTTATCTTCTTTCAACTTGTTTGAACATTCTAACAGTCTGTTCAGCTGCTCTAATCCAATCCACTAGCAAATGGTAAAATTGTACAAAGTGAATCCATCGCCCATTCAAGAACCTTTTAACCTGTAAATCATTTAGGCAAAACAAGTTTAATTTGTCAAAGATTCAATGGAGTCCACATTGATAATTAATGTCTCTCGGAGCTGTGCCTTAATATCATGGACCATTGATCTAGTGGGGAGAATTTGAATCCATAATTATGTTAGCAATTTCTCTTTTATCACATTAGCATGATTGgagaatttaaattcaaaacctCGAATAAtggtaaatgctcttaatcacTACAGTTGCAAGCCCTCACAATGTTAGgatctttttaattttgattcttCATAGATAAATTATGAACCTTTTTATGGGCAGAAAAAACTTTCTTGTAACGAGGATAACACTGTTTTGCTGTCCCTGTCCAATAATATAATGACTCATGTAAAAGTTATCCCCGTGTCATTACACTATTGCATGAAAGtctctttcttttgctttgtGAGGGGACACCTGACACCCTAATAATCTCTCTCAACTCCAGAACTACTTGTAGTTAGTTGATAGTGATTAGTCAACTTTGAATCACGATTTCTTTTACATTTGTTGGGGTCCTATAAACTTGGCTTAGTAGGCTTAGCCAATGCTTTTTAGTCAACACGTGGCTGGTAAGCGGTGCATTTCATGCCATCATTCTGGTAAGAGCAGCCAACAAACTAGTACACCAGCATGCATCAGATCTAGCAAACATCTCATGAATAGGCACCGCCGGTCCTCGcattaaattgaaattcatttttagtttctttgaAGGTATTTCAAGCAACGATATAGCAAATAACATCAACACAATTTATATAAGTATAAGATCCAACTCATTATTAAGGCTCCTTTCCCACCGGCCATCTAACGTACGTGTTGGGCTAAAAGTGACCAAGTCATGAGGCAGGTACCAAAATACGATTAGTACTAAAAAGAGTTTGAGTATGTAAGAGCCTAATTTGAAGGTATAAAAGAAGTTTGGCACAAAGTCCTTGTGGTTGTGGTTAGAGGGAAAGCCTTAATTactattatttttcctttttaattatCTTATATATTATCTTCTTCTATGTGCATTAGTTCTAACTTCCATCAAACACATGACTTTCAGTACTAATTAAAGTCATCACTATTACTAGTGCCCACTAATTATCTcaaccagagagagagagagagagagagagagatctgatTCTTGAGATTGCTTGAATTGGCAGGCAGCGTTAAGCTTTTTCTGTGTGTCCTTTTGTTAGGCTTTTGGGTGGTAAATAGTCAAGAGTGTAATGCTACTCTGAGTCATGTTTCGTGAGGTTGGTGTAATGAGAACAATTTGTTAGTAGTTTCATGCAATACGTAACCCTATTTgatccttcttctttttgtaaaATAATGCATGCGAAGATGGTAGAGGTTTTTGCTTTTCGGGTAAGGAAAGATCATGAAATTCCTGCATAATAGTTTTGCCACGAATTCTAATGGTAGGGTAGCTCTTTGAGTAAGCGGTTGCAAGaatggaaattaatgttcCTATTTTACCACAAAACATGTTTGGTAAACCTataatgaaatttaaacacaaaatttaataTCTTTTTAGAGGGCATGAATCTATAATGAGATGTGGTTAACAGCGGGGGTGGTGATATAATCGTATCTGATGTTGGTGGTGGGTTGGGGATTCTAATGGTAAGTTGGTGGTGAGGGGTGTGAGTGGGTGATGCCGGTGGCGCttgttttatataatattaaacataactaaatatatttaaatatatgaaatataataaaaatgtaattaaatatttatttttattttaacagtAAAAtagaataggaaaaaaaagtttatcaACTTATGGGTTATTAACTTGTAAATTAAATATCACTATATTAATAGATATTTCTATAACATTCTAATATACTTTGTAAATTTTGTATCCTGCTTTAggaagataaaataaaacgcAGAGAATTCAaagatttctttctttttcaatcaCCCGAACTTGAAGATTAGGAGCTTAAGTAgtgaaaattaatttggaaaCATTGACGTGTAAATTAGCTACAAGCGGTATGTTTTAATATCGTTTACCAAAGCATAAAGAGTCAACCTTCCTTATTTTGTAAATTCCATGTCCACAAATCTTCTATTGTGTGTGTAACCTGCATAAGTATGTCATaattcaaaatccaaaacattATGCTCAGACTTTGAATAAATTCTATATTCGCATTATCAGGTGCAGTCTTGCCACTATCCTACTCAATCATTCATTCTTTTGATAAGGTGAAAATGCTTTGGTTTCCTCCACCACCAACACAACAACCATCCAATTCCACATCACCAAACACCAAATGAATGGCTTCATTGCTCTTTTACATTATCCTGCCTCGCTCAACTAGCCACATAAACTTTTCTGTGCCTGAGAATCGTTATTAGTGGGGCTGAATTTGTGATAGCAGTGCCAGTGTGACCGAATTAGTTAAGTTTGGTCATATTATTAGAAAAAGTTCATGATAAAAATATGTTATGTTGCTTAACAGTTAGTTAAATTTAAACATGTACATGGTATATTGTCAATCTAAATATTAAGAGCGTGAATTGTCATGTCATAAGAAACATGTACTGTTAATTTGAACATTAAAAGCATGAATTGTCATGTCATAAAAAACGTGcacaaaaatagacaaattGTTCTCACACCAAACAGTTTGATATGTATATTAGTACATTTTTAGtctatatattaattaaagggtgaattcctattttaattttgaaggAAATTAAAAGTAGTAGTGTATGTGGTTTGCTTAGTCTGTCAGTGTCCAGGCATGGTGTACTACCTACCAAAATATCATGAAGACTACTTTGTTTGCATTATCTTTAAtaacaattttcaaattgcaCAGACAGTTAGTTCACTGacaaccaagaaaaaaaaaactaccaAAAAAAGCAGATCTAGCGTGGTTTGTTAgcttttgattattttatgaGGACGTGCTTGGTTGCAAAACACTTGGCTCTCATGACCATGAGTGGCTCACAAGTCACAAGCTTCCCACTCTCTCCCCAAGTGACATCTCTACTGTTAAAAAAAGTGGAGTGAGTTTCAAGTCCCCAAACCCCAGAGACTAAGTAAAGTAACTCCATTCACAAAACTATATATGAATtggcttatatatatatatatatatacatggtGTAAGAGGAAATATGGGTAAATTATAGtgtgaaaaattaattaaaataaaatggtttaAAGTTGAAAGGAAATCGTGTAAGATAggaaaatttcaattaaatatCAATTATGGCActaggaaaagaaggaaggtGTATAGTTGGAATTTTCTGTCAagatttgtatttaatttaatgttttatttaatatttttaagaATAAGTTAATCTATTATGATATTATTTTCCTAATGTGATTTTagatatgatttttattattttcttgttagcTAAGTTTAAGAATATTCTAGAACCTAGAGTTTCTTATGGTTTgagggtttctgtgttttcTATTTAAGCCAACTCATGGCATTGTATTTGTCAATTAATTCATCTTATTTTCAGTCAATATATTTGAGGTTTACTCAATTTCTCTAGTGAATTTCAGTTTGTTGGTGAATTCCAGAGTGTTACTTGTAGGGTTATCGTTCAATCTCCCTATTCCATTATATCTCGcatcaatatatatatcttaagGTCCCCACTTTCTCCCTCCAACTCCAAACAACATGCACAACAAGGTACAATCACCAAATATAAATTAGGATAAATTTGTCCCATGCTAATATTATTCctaattatattttctgaGGGACTTCTTTGATCATTCAAACTAGAGTTTAttagcttttgtttttttgaccAAGTCCAAACACATCAACAAAAATAACGAACAAACGAAGAGTTCAATAAATAACATGAGCATACTCGAAAGCTTCATATATAAACTGCGGCCTTGCAGAGACTTCATTCACTACCTTTGTATTTCATATTGAGTATAAAGTATTCATGAAAACTATaaacaattttgtaatatttgttttatttttgctttgaCAACAAGCTTGCGGGTGGCCATGCCAAGAGTGACTGTCCGTATTACCAACAAGCTAGGGGGCGGCCAAAGCGTGAACATTCCCTGCAAATCTGCAGACAATGATCTTGGCTTGTAAATTCTGGCAGACGATCAAGAAACTAGTTGGAGTTTCGACCCGAATATTTGGCAAACAACACACTTTTATTGCAATGTGCAATGGGGTAACTCACCATGGTACAATATTTTGATGCCGTTATAGATAATAGAGATGCTTGGAGGTGTTTACATCAATGTAAATATGTGATGAACGAGAATCATCAAAACCAGCGGCAAGAATATCCTTTAACAACGTAGATATAATGATGAGTTTTgatggaaaataaaagaagaagaataagtcCATCAATGGAATGaattaatcttttattttagcTTATGATGTCAATCAACATTAATATACGTATTATCATATACTTGCaataatttatcaaataaTCCTCTattagtttatatttttcatttatgaattCGTAAGAACTTGTTAGGACCAATTCGGCTTAGTGAGAAGATATGTGGGTTAAGGGATCGAAATTCCAAAACTGATTGAGGGAAAATGGAATTGCTGAAAATATATAGGAGAGGAGGTAGCTGGTAAAGGTTAGAAGATGacttcaaaaaagaaacacatcAACAATCATTTCAATATATTTACAAGGATTagaataatttagactatcgcttatatataaataaaaagaagaacacatcaacaaatataattacaatGAACCCAAAACATGTAAGAATTGAATATAAGAAGTCAACATAAATCATTTTCCCATATTATTCCATCAATCTTGTTGTGGTCGACAAAGTGAGCtcaaaatatgtatatatagaaaaaccgatcaaaaccctagaaaaGAGGGTAAGACTATAACGGTGCATTTGGATGGGAGAAATAAACTTGGGATTTAATATTGTCTTAgaataaagttttaaaaattaactAAACTTATAACTTGTTGATTATCAGGAGGAGAATGAGAACCTAGATACTAATAACTCGAGATTTAGGAATCTCAGTTGGATCAAAATCATCCTTGGAGTCCAATGTTTGCTTGGTTAGCCTAAGAAGACTCCCAGTGGCCAAAATAGCGTTGGGATTGATATCATGCATAGACCTGGCATACAAACTCCTACAAGCCTCACTGCCCTTATCAACCAACTCCTTGTTTTGGTTTGGACACAAAAGGCAGTGACCCAATATCCTCAAAACCGGTTGCATCAATTCCCATGGCAGAGGAACCCTCCCCTCCTTTTCTCCATTCCCATCCTCTTCTTTGCATTCATTCCTATTGCTACAGCTACTACCAGTCATCTCCTTGTACATTTCACCGTCTTGGCCAGCCCAAAGCTTACAAAACTGGCAAAATTCGATCTTCGACAGCACTGGCATTTCATGTATCTTGCTGTAGTACAACTCTAGTGCAACCCCAACAATCCTAGCCCTCCTTGTGGACCTCACTGTACCGTAGGGTTCCAAACTTGGAGATATGACAGCCAAGTTTAGGCCTGTGGAGTTGTTTTTAGCGGGTGCTTTGGTTTCATGGTAGAGACTGGGATGAGACAGGTCGGGGACACTGACGGTTATGGAGTGGCCAGAACGTGTTGCAGTTTCGTGGGCGTAGAGGGCTAAGAGGACGGCCTCAAAGCCGGCTAGGGGTACACGGAGTGCCACACGGGAGATGTAGATGCCCGCGATGAGGGGAAGGAAGCGAAGGACGAGGAGTTGGAGGTCGGGATCGGAGGATTGGAAGGTGTCGTAGAGCCAGCGGCAGAGGTTGCTGTGGCCTGCACCGGAGTCGGGTTGGAGGAGAAGGGAGGAGATGTGGGAGGCTGTGTGGTGGTCATGGAGGAGGGAGCGGGCAGGgttggaggaggagaagagggaaggagggagagagaagagaatggTTGAGAGGGATTGGATTGCTGATTGGGATTTGGAGAGGGATGAGTTATGTGATGAAGCTGAGGCTGAGACTGAAGTGGTAGTTGTTGAGGATGGTGTGATGGTGGTGGAATTGATGGTGTCTTGATCATCTTCTAGGGTGGAGGAAGTGGAGGGGTCATTGGACATTGCTTAAGAGGGAGAGATggatagaaattaaatggggAACCTTTCAAAGTAGGTTAAAATATATGTGATCTATAAGGTCAGAGTAGATAATTGAGGGggaagttttctttttatgttcttttttggCCGATAATCGGGGAGGAGGAACAGGTGAACAcccttcaaataaaattaagaaatatttATCCACTCGAGCCGAAAATTATATGTAAAAAGGTGAGAATGCTTTGGTTTCCTCCACCACCCACAACAACCATCCAATTCCACATCACCAAACACGAAATTAATGGCTTCATTGCTCTCTTACATTATCGTGCCTCGCTCAACTAGCCACATGAACTTTTCTGTGTCTGAGAATCGTTTATCTGCTAcctaaatatataattaaggcATGAGTAGTGGCGCTAAATTTGTGATAGCAGTACTGTGCCCGAATTAGTTAAGTTTGGTCATATTATAAGAAAAAGTTCATGATAAGAATATGTTATGTTGCCTAACAGTTAGTTAAACTTAAACACGTACATTGGTATATTGTCAATTTGAACATTATTAAGAGCGTGAATTGTCATGTCATAAAAAACGTGCACTGTCAATTTGAACATTAAGAACTAtaccaaattttattttacaccACACCACATAGGCATCGACGAACGTAAAAACCAATGTTGTTAATATATTAGGCATcgattttataaataataagacTAAAAGTGTATAAAGACATTatcaaaaatttcagaaagccTTGCCTTTTTTAACTGTAGTTCCAGTGAAAAACgattgatttgattaacaGTAATGGCATGTAGTCTGTGCTTGATCAATTTGAATTATTAGATGTCAAGTTtagggaaaacaaaattattttctttgttcctTATAATAAATGACAGATTTCAAAAGGAGGGAGCATGGTGGGTTATGTGACGAGGAGTTTGGTGGTAGTGGTAAAAGTGGAAGAGATGCAGATGTGAAGTTTAAGATTTATTTGGTGATGCTGAAGGTATATCTGTGTTTACATATGGAGAACTTGACTTGTAGGATAATTAGGTGTATAAATTTGGTTTCTTCTTGTAATTAGGCTCGCAGCTAGCAgtactttaattttctaaattttattttgttcttttgtacTTTTGCTATTTTTTGCTGCTGTGATGCAACATAAATTGGAACATATGGTGTCTTGTTGATACTCTGAGACAAACTAAATATGCAACAGGCGAAAAGACtgaagttaaaaaaaatagggtAACAGTACTTGTGGTTTTTGGGATGTCGTAAGTTGTAATAAGCATCAGCATATTATAGAATTCTGATGCTGTAAATCACATATTTAGCATCGGCATTATTAAAACTACTAAAGCCGTTGTAAGTTTAGGCATCTGTGTTTTTTTGGCACACGGGAGGCACTTTAGTATCGGTGTTTTTGAAAGAACTGATGCCGTAAATGTATAAAGGCAACAACCACGAATACCACGGTAGGATGGGTAAATAGGCAACATATTTTATCCGTTGCTAAAGTCAATTCTAGCATAGTAAAAACATGAATTGTTATGTCATAAAAAACGTGCACAAAGATAAATTGTTCTCTCGCCAAATAGTTTGAAATGTATATTAGTACATTTTCAGTCTAGACATTAACTAAAGGGTGAATTCTTATTTTAGTGCTAGTAAATATACATACCTTTGGTATTACTCttaccacacacaaaaaacaaaaacaaaaaagaaaaaaaaaaaaagagaagtaaATTCAAAGTAGTAGTGTATGTGGTTTGCTTAGTCTGTCAGTGTCCAAGCATGGTGTACTACCTACCAAAATATCATGAAGACTTTAGGCATCACTTTGTTTGCATTATCTTTaataacaatttttatttttattttggtaacATCTTTAAtaacaattttcaaattgcaAAGACAGTTAGTCAGTTCACTGACAaccaagaaacaaagaaaaaaactaccAAAAAAAGCAGATCTAGCGTGGTTTGTTAgcttttgattattttatgaGGACGAGCTTGGTTGCAAAACACTTAGCTCTCATGACCATGAGTGGCTCACAAGTCACAAGCTTCTCACTCTCTCCCCAAGCAGTGACATCTCAACTGTTGAAAAAAGTGGAGTGAGTTTCAAGCCTCCAACCCCAGAGACTAAGTAAAGTACTCAATCCACAAAACTACATATGAATTGGCTTATATATATCTTAGGGTCCCCACTTTCTCCCTCCAACTCAACGTGCACAACAAGTTACAATCACCAAGTCTAAATTAGGATAAATTTGTCCCATGCTAATATTATtcctatttatattttctgagGGAGCTTTCTTTGACCACTCAAACTAGAGCTTATTAGCTCTTTTTTCTGATACTTTTTGCGTGGAGATTATGACATGGTACCTTTTCAATACACATGGCTAGGGAAATTCAACctgaaaatgtttttttataaacaaatttgGACAATGAATgtcttccatttcttttttgaattttggaatCAGAATCAAAATGCTTTTatgaaattctgaaaatttcaaaatgcCTTATGGCATGTTCGGAAActatatataaattgaatatttgtatcgaaaataa comes from Prunus dulcis chromosome 6, ALMONDv2, whole genome shotgun sequence and encodes:
- the LOC117630914 gene encoding hyccin-like → MSNDPSTSSTLEDDQDTINSTTITPSSTTTTSVSASASSHNSSLSKSQSAIQSLSTILFSLPPSLFSSSNPARSLLHDHHTASHISSLLLQPDSGAGHSNLCRWLYDTFQSSDPDLQLLVLRFLPLIAGIYISRVALRVPLAGFEAVLLALYAHETATRSGHSITVSVPDLSHPSLYHETKAPAKNNSTGLNLAVISPSLEPYGTVRSTRRARIVGVALELYYSKIHEMPVLSKIEFCQFCKLWAGQDGEMYKEMTGSSCSNRNECKEEDGNGEKEGRVPLPWELMQPVLRILGHCLLCPNQNKELVDKGSEACRSLYARSMHDINPNAILATGSLLRLTKQTLDSKDDFDPTEIPKSRVISI